From a single Candidatus Defluviilinea gracilis genomic region:
- a CDS encoding PadR family transcriptional regulator translates to MDNDELVQNMLLELRRGILSLAVLSQLSKEQYGYSLLKALSDQGMEIDQSTLYPLLRRLEAQGLLQSDWRIVDEARPRRYYVISAQGKAVLTKLKKEWSAMTATMTQMLS, encoded by the coding sequence ATGGACAATGATGAACTCGTACAAAACATGCTGTTGGAACTGCGACGCGGCATCCTGTCTCTTGCGGTGCTGAGCCAGTTGAGCAAGGAGCAATACGGCTATTCCCTGCTCAAGGCGCTCTCCGATCAGGGCATGGAGATAGACCAAAGCACGCTCTATCCCCTGCTCCGCAGGCTCGAGGCGCAGGGACTGTTACAGTCCGATTGGCGCATCGTGGACGAAGCCCGTCCACGCCGCTATTACGTGATCAGCGCGCAAGGCAAGGCGGTGCTGACAAAACTCAAAAAGGAATGGTCTGCCATGACGGCGACCATGACACAAATGCTATCGTAA
- a CDS encoding PadR family transcriptional regulator, translating to MVEDKLQDKVTDVESQGLLQSDWRIVDEARPRRYYVISAQGKAVLSKLKKEWSAMTATMTQMLS from the coding sequence ATTGTTGAGGATAAACTACAAGACAAAGTAACTGATGTTGAGTCACAGGGACTGTTACAGTCCGATTGGCGCATCGTGGACGAAGCGCGTCCGCGCCGCTATTACGTGATCAGCGCGCAAGGCAAGGCGGTGCTGAGCAAACTCAAAAAGGAATGGTCTGCCATGACGGCGACCATGACCCAGATGTTGTCGTAA